In Elaeis guineensis isolate ETL-2024a chromosome 1, EG11, whole genome shotgun sequence, a genomic segment contains:
- the LOC109504829 gene encoding heavy metal-associated isoprenylated plant protein 28-like yields the protein MEVIELRVRLHCKACEKPVARALRKLKGVTCIEIDVIASKITVLGYVDRNAVIKGVRKTGRQAELWQSSHQDSGCPVNMFPRWGT from the exons ATGgag GTCATTGAGCTCAGGGTCCGTTTACATTGCAAAGCTTGCGAGAAGCCTGTTGCAAGAGCCCTGAGAAAGCTAAAGG GGGTCACTTGCATCGAAATAGACGTAATAGCAAGCAAGATCACAGTTTTGGGCTATGTTGATCGAAATGCAGTAATAAAGGGGGTTCGGAAAACTGGTCGACAAGCTGAGTTGTGGCAATCTAGTCACCAGGATTCTGGTTGTCCGGTAAACATGTTCCCAAGGTGGGGAACTTGA
- the LOC105060774 gene encoding ATP-dependent 6-phosphofructokinase 2, with the protein MELAMHPNSSSAPATTTTTTTTDDDNPTSTTTDFSLPPVTLQKLPHLSDYVPNLTALTNPIDRSTFYHPFPGFYLSPSDVILRHILFDLSFAAAAATGSGRLLAYHRAGPRRTIHFDPAAVRAAIVTCGGLCPGLNTVIRELVVGLWELYGVRQIFGVPSGYRGFYSMEPVKLDPKMVHKWHKRGGTALATSRGGFDLDKIVNAIEQRGFNQLYVIGGDGTMRGAVKIFREIQRRKLNISITGIPKTVDNDIGIIDRSFGFQTAVEMAQEAINAAHVEAESAVNGIGLVKLMGRSTGHIALHATLSSRDVDCCLIPENDFYLEGSGGLFEFLDQRLKQNGHAVIVVAEGAGQEIIPRTDEQKEEKDESGNPVFLDVGPWLKSELKKWWERDHPGELFTVKYIDPTYMIRAVPANATDNLYCTLLAHSAIHGVMAGYTGFVSGPINGNYGYIPIEEVAVAQNVVDTKDHKWAWVRSVTNQPDFLKC; encoded by the exons ATGGAACTCGCCATGCATCCGAACTCGAGCTCCGCTcccgccaccaccaccaccaccaccaccaccgatGACGATAACCCCACCTCCACCACCACTGACTTCTCCCTCCCCCCGGTAACCCTCCAGAAGCTCCCCCATCTCTCCGACTACGTTCCCAACCTCACCGCCCTCACCAACCCCATCGACCGCAGCACTTTCTACCACCCCTTCCCTGGCTTCTACCTCTCCCCCTCCGATGTCATCCTCCGCCACATCCTCTTCGACCTCTCCTTCGCCGCCGCGGCCGCCACCGGCAGTGGCCGCCTCCTTGCTTACCACCGGGCGGGGCCCCGCCGGACCATTCACTTCGACCCGGCCGCCGTCCGAGCGGCGATCGTCACCTGTGGTGGGCTCTGCCCCGGGCTCAACACCGTGATCCGGGAGCTGGTGGTGGGTCTCTGGGAGCTCTACGGCGTGCGCCAGATCTTTGGCGTGCCGTCGGGGTACCGCGGGTTCTACTCGATGGAGCCGGTGAAGTTGGACCCCAAGATGGTGCACAAGTGGCACAAGAGGGGCGGGACGGCCCTCGCGACGTCGAGAGGCGGGTTTGATCTTGACAAGATTGTGAATGCGATCGAGCAGCGTGGGTTTAATCAG TTATATGTCATTGGTGGTGATGGAACTATGAGGGGTgctgtaaaaatttttagagagattcAACGCCGCAAACTAAATATTTCCATCACCGGGATCCCCAAAACAGTTGACAATGACATTGGCATCATAGACAGGTCATTTGGGTTTCAAACTGCAGTGGAGATGGCACAGGAAGCAATCAATGCAGCTCATGTGGAGGCCGAAAGTGCAGTGAATGGCATTGGACTTGTCAAACTCATGGGTAGGAGCACAGGGCACATTGCACTCCATGCCACATTAAGCAGTCGTGATGTGGACTGCTGTTTGATCCCAGAGAACGATTTCTACTTGGAAGGCAGTGGTGGGCTATTTGAATTCCTTGATCAGAGGCTAAAGCAGAATGGGCATGCTGTGATTGTGGTAGCTGAGGGAGCCGGGCAAGAGATCATTCCGAGAACAGATGAacagaaagaagaaaaggatgaGTCTGGCAATCCTGTGTTTTTGGATGTGGGACCATGGTTGAAGTCTGAGCTGAAAAAGTGGTGGGAACGGGACCATCCTGGAGAGCTGTTCACGGTGAAATATATTGATCCTACATACATGATCCGAGCAGTTCCAGCAAATGCCACAGACAACTTATATTGTACCTTATTGGCACATTCCGCAATCCATGGAGTCATGGCTGGCTACACAGGGTTTGTATCAGGTCCGATAAATGGCAATTATGGTTACATTCCGATTGAGGAGGTGGCAGTGGCCCAAAATGTGGTGGATACAAAGGATCATAAATGGGCATGGGTCAGATCTGTGACAAATCAACCGGATTTTCTAAAATGCTAG